One Methanocellales archaeon DNA segment encodes these proteins:
- the radA gene encoding DNA repair and recombination protein RadA has protein sequence MTKNNQTAKKISLGDLPGVGPATAEKLLEAGFSSIEAIAVASPSELANTADVGEATAAKIIQAARLQAEIGGFETGDVVLERRKKVSKLTTGSAAFDALLGGGMETQAITETYGEFASGKTQVAHQLAINVQLPRDSGGLEGSAIIIDTENTFRPERITQMAEGAGMNAEEVLKNIHVARAYNSNHQILLVSTASELAEQLKDTDRPVKLLIIDSLTAHFRAEYVGRGTLADRQQKLNRHLHELMRFADLNNAVVMVTNQVLAKPDAFFGDPTRPIGGHILGHTATFRIYLRKSKGEKRIARLVDSPYLPEGEAIFSVTTEGIKD, from the coding sequence ATGACTAAAAACAATCAAACTGCCAAAAAGATTTCTCTGGGAGACTTGCCGGGCGTTGGACCTGCAACCGCTGAAAAACTACTAGAGGCGGGTTTTAGTTCAATAGAGGCTATAGCAGTCGCCTCACCGTCAGAGTTGGCAAACACTGCAGATGTAGGCGAGGCCACGGCCGCAAAGATCATCCAAGCAGCTCGACTACAAGCAGAGATAGGTGGGTTTGAGACCGGAGACGTCGTGCTGGAGAGAAGGAAAAAAGTGAGCAAGTTAACAACAGGAAGTGCTGCATTTGATGCCTTATTAGGCGGCGGCATGGAAACGCAGGCAATCACCGAAACATATGGTGAATTCGCGTCTGGAAAAACACAAGTCGCACACCAGTTAGCCATAAATGTGCAGCTACCAAGAGATAGTGGCGGGCTGGAAGGGTCAGCGATAATAATCGATACAGAAAATACCTTCAGACCGGAAAGGATAACGCAAATGGCAGAAGGCGCTGGAATGAATGCAGAAGAGGTGCTGAAAAACATCCACGTTGCAAGAGCTTACAACTCAAATCACCAGATACTGCTGGTCAGCACTGCTTCTGAGCTGGCGGAGCAGCTAAAAGACACTGACAGGCCTGTTAAGCTCCTCATCATCGACTCGCTGACCGCACATTTCAGGGCAGAATACGTCGGCAGAGGTACTCTTGCGGACAGGCAACAGAAGCTCAATAGGCACTTGCATGAACTCATGAGGTTTGCTGATCTCAACAACGCAGTTGTCATGGTTACGAATCAGGTCTTGGCAAAGCCAGACGCATTTTTTGGAGATCCTACGCGCCCAATAGGAGGACATATCCTCGGACATACCGCAACCTTCAGAATTTATCTGAGAAAGTCTAAGGGCGAGAAAAGGATTGCAAGATTGGTTGATTCACCTTACCTGCCAGAGGGGGAGGCCATATTCTCCGTTACGACGGAAGGAATCAAGGATTGA
- the larC gene encoding nickel pincer cofactor biosynthesis protein LarC: MKTVIFNPSSGVSGDMIVASLVDLGANKNTVKKAMTSIGDVNVKISKVSGLGISATRVNVTSADDWKTIYTGITEGLKESGLDDAVIGDSIAICERIADAQSKVNGELKGRSRLRDVGSVDAIAVVIGACAAFHNLGFDKFRIRSTPICMGRGSAQTSIGRLSILATIEILRNSCLWNITYHGGPATQELTNQTGAAILAHFVKECNIFFPKVEVNRVGYGTVSRAFETPNVLRTVIGETDEMLSSDRIDVLETDVDDVTGEVLGKLIRDLMSSGARDVSIMPATMKEGRPGHIIQVMAQPADTTRLARKIIQETGSPCTRVMPVKRLITERHISTTVIDVGEDRREVRVKISTDRQGKTLSVSAEFEDCKKVAEELGVSVKEIIRKAECVAWSRLS; this comes from the coding sequence ATGAAAACGGTCATATTTAATCCCTCTTCAGGTGTCTCGGGCGACATGATCGTTGCGAGCTTAGTGGATCTGGGAGCTAACAAGAATACGGTAAAGAAGGCAATGACCTCCATTGGAGATGTCAACGTCAAAATTTCCAAGGTGAGCGGGCTTGGCATTAGTGCAACTAGGGTAAACGTGACGAGCGCTGACGATTGGAAAACGATATACACGGGCATCACAGAAGGCCTCAAAGAAAGTGGTTTGGATGACGCGGTAATTGGAGATAGTATCGCGATATGCGAAAGAATAGCTGATGCCCAATCAAAAGTGAATGGAGAACTGAAGGGTAGATCACGCTTGCGGGATGTAGGAAGTGTCGATGCAATTGCAGTTGTGATCGGTGCATGTGCTGCTTTCCATAACCTTGGCTTTGATAAATTTAGAATACGAAGCACGCCCATATGCATGGGCAGGGGATCCGCCCAAACTTCTATTGGTAGATTATCAATACTCGCAACGATCGAAATATTACGTAATTCATGTCTTTGGAACATTACATACCACGGCGGACCAGCCACGCAGGAACTGACAAACCAGACTGGTGCCGCCATATTGGCTCATTTCGTCAAGGAGTGCAACATTTTTTTCCCGAAGGTTGAAGTCAATAGAGTCGGATACGGGACCGTATCAAGAGCCTTCGAAACTCCCAACGTACTGCGAACGGTTATCGGAGAAACAGACGAGATGTTAAGTTCTGATCGTATAGATGTGTTGGAGACGGACGTCGATGATGTCACGGGAGAAGTCTTGGGTAAGCTAATCCGTGATTTGATGAGCTCGGGTGCGAGAGATGTTTCCATTATGCCCGCCACCATGAAGGAGGGGCGACCTGGGCACATAATACAAGTGATGGCCCAACCAGCTGATACTACCAGACTGGCGAGGAAAATCATCCAAGAGACTGGTTCCCCATGCACAAGAGTCATGCCTGTAAAAAGATTGATCACAGAGAGACATATTAGCACTACAGTGATTGATGTCGGTGAAGATAGAAGAGAGGTGAGGGTTAAGATATCGACAGACCGGCAAGGGAAGACCTTGAGCGTTTCAGCTGAGTTCGAGGATTGTAAAAAAGTGGCTGAAGAGTTGGGCGTTTCAGTGAAGGAAATAATCAGAAAAGCAGAATGTGTTGCCTGGAGCAGGCTTTCATGA
- a CDS encoding OB-fold nucleic acid binding domain-containing protein has translation MKTMEDILQIYERLQSSITLDEFKKMVEEKIDLMGGLCDEKTASKLVAHDLGILDMMKIGEISLDQKNVSFRGKVTQVEASHEFSRDDGSIGRVANIIVSDETGSIRVVLWDELADLVKVNELSAGVMLNISGYVKDGYAGMEVNVGRNGSMEFIETDADIKIKTHKISDIVSGMSGINILGKVLNIGEIRRFSRKDGTEGSVSNITLGDETGRIRVVLWNDQTKEKLAPEDVIEITNGYSRESYGRTEIHLDRYGKIEKSSKEVSYCEHMTKIADISINESYNVMGVVTEVGEKREFIKGDGSAGKVANIRISDDTDGIQVALWGENADLVDQINIGTQIKIMDGYAKAGWSDSIELNVDWRSEISTKDL, from the coding sequence ATGAAAACGATGGAAGATATTTTACAGATTTACGAGCGATTGCAGAGCAGCATCACCTTGGATGAGTTCAAAAAGATGGTAGAGGAAAAGATCGACCTGATGGGCGGACTTTGTGACGAAAAAACAGCATCAAAGCTAGTTGCACACGATCTTGGCATTCTTGATATGATGAAAATCGGGGAGATCTCGCTGGATCAAAAAAACGTGAGTTTTAGGGGCAAGGTCACACAGGTGGAGGCCTCACATGAATTCTCCAGGGATGATGGTTCGATTGGCAGAGTTGCAAACATCATCGTCTCTGATGAGACTGGCTCGATACGCGTGGTACTATGGGATGAGCTGGCAGACCTGGTTAAGGTCAACGAGTTATCCGCAGGAGTGATGCTCAATATCAGCGGATATGTGAAAGACGGCTATGCTGGGATGGAGGTAAATGTCGGAAGAAACGGCAGTATGGAATTCATCGAAACAGACGCGGATATCAAAATCAAAACCCACAAGATCAGCGATATTGTGAGCGGGATGAGTGGAATAAACATCCTAGGAAAAGTGCTGAACATAGGCGAAATACGCAGATTCTCCCGAAAAGATGGCACGGAAGGATCTGTCAGCAACATCACCCTGGGAGATGAAACCGGTAGGATCAGGGTTGTGCTATGGAATGACCAGACCAAGGAAAAACTTGCCCCGGAAGACGTCATCGAAATTACAAACGGATATTCCCGCGAGAGTTATGGGCGTACCGAGATTCACCTTGATAGGTACGGAAAGATCGAAAAGAGTTCCAAAGAAGTGAGCTATTGTGAGCATATGACAAAGATTGCTGACATCAGTATAAACGAATCCTACAACGTGATGGGCGTTGTGACCGAGGTGGGGGAAAAGCGGGAGTTTATCAAAGGCGACGGTTCAGCTGGGAAGGTGGCGAATATAAGAATCTCTGACGACACCGATGGAATACAGGTTGCACTGTGGGGCGAAAATGCAGACTTGGTCGACCAGATAAACATCGGAACCCAGATCAAAATCATGGACGGCTATGCAAAAGCAGGTTGGAGTGACAGCATAGAGCTGAATGTCGACTGGCGAAGCGAGATCAGCACTAAAGATTTATGA
- a CDS encoding PRC-barrel domain-containing protein — translation MVRSFAKNLSNKKVMGIDGSNIGTMHNVVADLRTGALIDLVIKPDMAFDTEGFRTEDNFVLVSFEAVRAIKDYIVVDLKIPNRGEGDE, via the coding sequence ATGGTGAGGAGTTTCGCAAAAAATTTATCTAACAAAAAAGTCATGGGCATCGATGGATCGAACATTGGCACTATGCATAACGTGGTGGCCGATCTTCGTACAGGAGCTTTGATTGACCTTGTAATCAAACCAGATATGGCGTTTGATACTGAGGGCTTCAGAACAGAGGATAACTTCGTGCTGGTTTCATTTGAAGCAGTTCGTGCTATAAAAGACTACATAGTGGTGGACTTAAAGATACCTAATAGAGGCGAGGGAGATGAATAA
- a CDS encoding 3-isopropylmalate dehydratase large subunit, giving the protein MLAERLSMSGQTISEKIFSKAIGRVAKADEFAFANVDRAMINDITGLLAIESFRQIVSDCGNGVWDPKKIAIIFDHQAPADSLEAANNHALLRRFAKEQGIVNYDVGDGVCHQVMPEKGHVIPGELIVGADSHTCTYGALGTFATGVGSTDMASVFATGRLWFRISGTIRFEISGKLQDRVCSKDLILRLIGDVGASGAIYRACEYVGPTMRDMGISDRMTMCNMAIEMGATTGIVEPDAKTEAYVRERIPGFTLKEPLRSDEDAAYELREYDVSDLGPQVACPHGVDNVKSVSDVEGIKVDQVFIGSCTNGRFEDMRIAANILGDRSIAEGTRLLIIPASREEYVKTLKAGYIERFIDAGAIVEAPCCGPCMGGLFGILGDGERCLSTSNRNFRGRMGSANAEIYLGSPATAIASAIKGRITDPRSV; this is encoded by the coding sequence ATGCTGGCAGAAAGGCTATCAATGTCCGGGCAAACCATTTCAGAAAAGATATTTTCTAAGGCTATTGGTAGGGTTGCGAAAGCGGATGAGTTCGCTTTTGCTAATGTGGATAGAGCCATGATTAATGACATTACTGGCTTGCTTGCGATAGAGTCGTTCCGGCAGATCGTGTCTGACTGTGGAAACGGCGTCTGGGATCCGAAGAAGATCGCGATAATATTTGATCATCAGGCTCCAGCTGACTCCTTGGAGGCTGCCAACAATCATGCGCTGCTCAGGCGATTTGCAAAGGAGCAGGGTATCGTTAACTACGATGTCGGGGACGGGGTTTGCCACCAGGTGATGCCAGAAAAAGGGCATGTTATCCCCGGAGAGCTGATAGTTGGTGCTGATAGCCATACCTGCACGTATGGTGCTCTAGGCACTTTTGCTACTGGTGTTGGATCTACTGACATGGCATCTGTATTTGCTACAGGACGACTGTGGTTCAGAATATCAGGAACGATCAGATTTGAGATCTCTGGCAAATTACAGGATCGTGTATGCTCGAAGGACCTCATCCTCCGTCTGATAGGCGATGTCGGCGCATCTGGAGCCATTTATCGGGCTTGTGAGTATGTTGGACCCACGATGAGGGACATGGGCATTTCGGACAGGATGACCATGTGCAACATGGCGATAGAGATGGGAGCCACTACAGGCATCGTTGAACCAGATGCAAAAACGGAGGCATATGTTAGAGAGCGCATTCCAGGTTTCACTCTCAAAGAGCCTTTGAGGAGCGATGAGGATGCAGCCTATGAACTCCGGGAGTATGACGTCTCAGATCTGGGACCGCAGGTTGCCTGCCCTCACGGCGTGGATAACGTCAAGAGCGTGAGCGATGTAGAGGGAATCAAGGTAGATCAGGTGTTCATAGGCTCTTGCACAAATGGAAGATTTGAGGATATGCGGATCGCTGCAAATATCCTGGGAGATCGTTCTATAGCTGAGGGGACCAGGTTGCTCATCATTCCCGCCTCCAGGGAGGAGTATGTCAAGACGCTGAAAGCAGGCTACATCGAGCGATTTATCGATGCAGGCGCGATTGTGGAGGCGCCATGCTGCGGTCCATGCATGGGCGGATTATTTGGGATATTGGGTGATGGGGAGCGTTGCCTCTCAACTTCCAACAGAAATTTTAGAGGCAGGATGGGGAGTGCGAATGCAGAGATATATCTGGGCTCCCCCGCTACCGCCATTGCTTCAGCCATCAAAGGAAGGATTACCGATCCGAGGTCAGTCTAA